A stretch of the Psychroserpens sp. Hel_I_66 genome encodes the following:
- a CDS encoding sulfatase-like hydrolase/transferase, with protein MISKIRTFVESNTDYKYLTIFAAGLYPFLHYFNSNLHISNSWQQLVFMLGLCFVIPIILLKLSKFIFKLKFLERFESQRLAILNITIFLVLIGFLVFNYKKKVTVLVIVLSFILGLILYKHIKKIVVSQLIISLVSAFTLVPVMIFAFQQNNKDWAILEDDILKIKLQKTPNIFVIQPDGYVNRSEINSKPYELDNEYFYNYLEKKGFMDFENFRSNYYSTMTSNASMFAMKHHYYSNTFSKTGKTFNANEAIVGKYNNVLNILKNNGYSSHLMTDNSFFLIDRKISNFDFINVKPYQLPFVHTGKVNVNIEIDLGNVLDTISSSRNFFFIEKTIPSHIRHSKASSLGALKERERYANRLQEANDWLTGLIETIEDYDSEALVIIVADHGGYVGFDYTMEAIEREMSPIETLSCFSSILSIKWPRDIKTNNLEFRSNVNLFRSIFYNLSEEGILLKNKEKNESYIPLREDGKFNYYKCIDDNRNITHEKMDK; from the coding sequence TTGATATCTAAAATTAGAACATTTGTAGAGTCAAATACAGACTACAAATACTTAACAATATTTGCTGCTGGGTTATATCCTTTTTTGCATTATTTTAATAGTAATCTTCATATTTCTAATTCTTGGCAGCAATTGGTTTTTATGCTTGGATTATGTTTTGTAATCCCTATTATTTTATTAAAACTTAGTAAGTTCATTTTTAAGTTAAAGTTTTTAGAAAGATTTGAATCCCAAAGATTGGCGATTTTAAATATTACTATTTTCTTAGTCCTTATTGGGTTCTTGGTTTTCAATTATAAAAAAAAAGTAACTGTTTTAGTTATTGTGTTATCTTTTATATTAGGATTGATTCTCTATAAGCATATAAAAAAAATAGTTGTTTCCCAATTAATAATATCATTAGTAAGTGCATTTACTTTGGTTCCTGTGATGATATTTGCCTTTCAGCAAAATAATAAAGATTGGGCTATTTTAGAAGATGATATTTTGAAAATTAAATTACAAAAGACACCCAATATATTTGTCATTCAGCCAGATGGATATGTTAATCGATCTGAAATAAATAGTAAACCTTATGAATTGGATAATGAATACTTCTATAATTATCTAGAAAAAAAAGGGTTTATGGATTTTGAGAATTTCCGAAGTAATTATTATTCTACAATGACGTCAAATGCTTCTATGTTTGCAATGAAGCATCATTATTATTCCAATACTTTTAGTAAAACAGGGAAAACCTTTAATGCTAATGAAGCTATTGTGGGTAAGTATAACAACGTCTTAAATATATTAAAGAATAATGGCTATTCCTCTCATTTGATGACAGATAATTCTTTTTTTTTAATTGATAGAAAGATTTCTAATTTTGATTTTATTAATGTAAAACCATATCAATTGCCATTTGTTCATACTGGAAAAGTTAATGTAAATATTGAAATTGATTTAGGTAATGTATTGGATACAATTTCATCTTCACGAAATTTCTTCTTTATTGAAAAAACCATTCCATCACACATTAGACATAGCAAAGCAAGTTCGTTAGGGGCATTAAAAGAAAGAGAACGTTACGCTAACCGTTTGCAAGAGGCAAATGATTGGCTTACTGGTTTGATAGAGACAATTGAGGATTATGATAGTGAAGCTTTAGTAATAATTGTTGCAGACCATGGTGGATATGTTGGTTTTGATTACACTATGGAAGCTATAGAAAGGGAAATGAGCCCAATAGAAACTTTATCTTGTTTTAGTAGTATTCTAAGTATTAAGTGGCCTAGGGACATAAAAACAAATAATTTAGAATTTCGATCTAATGTAAATTTATTTAGATCTATATTTTATAATTTAAGTGAAGAGGGAATTTTATTAAAAAATAAAGAAAAAAATGAAAGTTATATACCTTTAAGGGAAGACGGTAAATTTAATTACTATAAGTGTATTGATGACAATAGAAATATAACACATGAAAAAATGGATAAATAG
- a CDS encoding GNAT family N-acetyltransferase, giving the protein MDYHQDRFEDFSLMVYKGEKLVALLPANRLGNTVFSHKGLSYGGLILDSNLKFKNVLKVLKSILNFLYLNSVKTVEFKILPTIYNVQPSDELSYLMFLTNANLIRRDALSVLNLKSQPKRSKDRINGYKRGVKNNLIVKEVKSFDEFWNDILIKNLQKKHQTHPVHSLEEIIKLKKMFPNNIRQFNVYYQNKIVAGTTIFETPHVAHSQYISGNTEKNSLGSLDFLHIHLIDTIFKDKNYFDFGISNENNGKQVNSGLQYWKEGFGARTITQDFYSLKTENYKLLDDVMI; this is encoded by the coding sequence ATGGACTATCACCAAGACCGCTTTGAAGATTTTTCATTGATGGTTTATAAAGGTGAAAAATTAGTAGCTTTATTGCCAGCTAATAGATTAGGGAATACTGTTTTCTCTCATAAAGGATTAAGTTACGGAGGTTTAATATTAGATTCTAATTTGAAATTTAAAAATGTATTAAAAGTTTTAAAATCTATATTAAATTTTCTTTATTTAAACTCTGTTAAGACTGTAGAGTTTAAAATATTACCTACGATCTATAATGTTCAACCTAGTGATGAGCTATCATATTTAATGTTTCTTACAAACGCTAATTTGATTAGAAGAGATGCACTATCGGTTTTAAATTTAAAAAGCCAGCCGAAACGATCAAAAGATAGAATAAATGGTTATAAACGAGGTGTCAAAAATAATTTAATTGTTAAAGAAGTTAAGAGTTTTGATGAGTTTTGGAATGATATTCTAATTAAAAATTTGCAAAAAAAACATCAAACCCATCCTGTACATTCTTTGGAGGAGATTATAAAATTAAAAAAAATGTTTCCTAATAATATTAGACAGTTTAATGTTTATTATCAAAATAAAATCGTGGCTGGAACGACAATTTTTGAAACTCCTCATGTTGCGCATTCCCAATACATCTCTGGTAATACAGAAAAAAATAGTTTGGGGAGTTTGGATTTTTTACATATTCATCTAATCGATACAATATTTAAGGATAAAAATTATTTTGACTTCGGAATTTCTAACGAAAACAATGGCAAACAGGTTAATAGTGGTCTTCAATATTGGAAAGAAGGTTTTGGCGCACGAACAATAACCCAAGATTTTTACAGTTTAAAAACCGAAAACTATAAACTTCTAGACGATGTTATGATATGA
- a CDS encoding DegT/DnrJ/EryC1/StrS family aminotransferase, which translates to MIEFLNLNKLNARFEDEFSSQFKSFLKKGYYIKGTQVEQFEKSFADYCGTKHCIGVANGLDALTLIFKAYIELGKLNVGDEVLVPANTYIASILSVINAGLIPIFIEPDENTFNISPSEILKHIKPSVKAILVVHLYGQLANMTEINAIAKQNALLVIEDAAQAHGAFSISEGKKAGNLSDAAGFSFYPTKNLGALGDAGAVTTNDDELAHCIKLLHNYGSSKKYVNEKLGFNSRLDELQATFLNIKLKFLDEQNDRRRAIANLYLESIKNPKIKLPYYDGTDNHVFHVFVVRVENRSHFMDYLENSKIGYLIHYPIAPHQQKALIKYKSLYLPVTEVIHDSVISIPLSPVMTNAEVQTVINALNLY; encoded by the coding sequence ATGATTGAATTTCTAAATTTAAATAAGCTAAACGCAAGATTTGAAGATGAATTTTCTTCTCAGTTTAAATCATTTTTAAAAAAAGGTTATTACATAAAAGGAACACAGGTAGAGCAATTTGAAAAGTCTTTTGCAGATTACTGTGGCACCAAACATTGTATTGGAGTTGCTAATGGTCTGGACGCATTGACGTTGATTTTCAAAGCTTATATTGAACTAGGTAAATTGAATGTTGGAGACGAAGTATTAGTACCTGCAAATACGTATATAGCCTCCATTTTATCAGTCATAAATGCTGGGTTGATACCAATTTTTATTGAACCAGACGAGAACACTTTTAATATATCTCCTTCGGAAATTTTAAAACACATCAAACCTTCCGTTAAAGCCATATTGGTCGTTCATTTATATGGACAACTAGCTAATATGACCGAAATCAATGCCATTGCAAAACAAAATGCACTTTTGGTAATTGAGGATGCAGCCCAAGCTCATGGAGCATTTTCAATTTCCGAAGGAAAAAAGGCTGGTAATTTGAGCGATGCTGCTGGGTTTAGTTTTTATCCTACTAAAAATTTGGGCGCGCTTGGTGATGCTGGAGCAGTTACCACAAATGATGATGAGCTGGCACATTGCATAAAATTATTGCACAATTATGGCAGTTCTAAAAAATATGTCAACGAGAAACTGGGTTTCAATAGTAGGTTGGATGAACTACAGGCTACTTTTTTGAATATAAAGCTAAAATTTTTAGATGAGCAGAACGATAGGAGGCGAGCTATTGCAAATCTATACCTTGAGTCTATAAAAAACCCTAAGATTAAGTTACCTTATTATGATGGGACAGATAATCATGTATTTCATGTGTTTGTAGTTAGGGTAGAAAATAGATCGCATTTTATGGATTATTTAGAGAACAGTAAAATTGGCTATTTGATCCATTATCCTATTGCGCCACATCAACAAAAGGCACTGATAAAATATAAATCTTTATATTTACCCGTTACCGAAGTTATTCATGACAGCGTGATAAGCATACCGTTAAGTCCTGTTATGACAAATGCAGAGGTGCAAACAGTTATTAATGCCCTAAACCTATATTAA
- a CDS encoding O-antigen translocase, which yields MIKYINTNVLYKVAHLNSATILTRIIAGVLTSKAIAIFIGVEGMALIGNLRNFLSAIQSFSILGFYNGAVKAIAKFKDDSINLSKTLSTAYYFCFFSTVLVAFVCYYNAQSINDFLFSSYYDFAYVIKIMALALPFYSLNMMSFAIMNGFGNFKMLLIINIIGQILGLLVTLVLIYKHHIDGALISAVLAPSLIFLITLVGIINRRNLMTYIKIDHISSDILKSFGPYAAMALVTAVALPLVSIYIRNYIKVEVGINEAGYWESMNRISSYYLMFITSIITLYIVPKFSKINTKSAFKKEILSFYKSVIPIFGLGLVIIYLLKHFVVLLVFSEEFIPVEDLFLWQLLGDFVKVLSLVILYQFLAKKMFAHFIVIEVFLVIILYVSSIYLIDIFGVKGAVIGHFLSYVMHYGIVLLIFGTSLFGIIPEDSTRT from the coding sequence TTGATTAAATACATTAACACAAATGTATTGTATAAAGTTGCGCATCTTAACTCTGCGACCATTTTAACCAGAATTATCGCAGGTGTTCTAACATCTAAGGCTATCGCTATATTTATTGGTGTTGAAGGAATGGCTCTTATTGGCAACCTTCGGAATTTTTTAAGCGCGATACAATCTTTTTCTATTCTTGGGTTTTATAATGGTGCTGTAAAAGCAATTGCTAAATTTAAGGACGATAGTATCAACTTGAGCAAAACGTTATCTACTGCATATTATTTTTGTTTTTTTTCTACAGTTTTAGTTGCATTTGTATGTTATTACAATGCACAATCCATCAATGATTTTCTCTTCTCTTCATACTATGATTTTGCATATGTCATTAAAATAATGGCATTGGCATTGCCATTTTATTCTTTGAATATGATGAGTTTTGCTATTATGAATGGATTTGGAAATTTTAAAATGCTTCTTATAATCAATATTATAGGTCAAATTTTAGGCTTGTTGGTGACGTTGGTTTTGATTTACAAGCATCATATTGATGGTGCTTTAATTTCGGCAGTTTTGGCACCTTCTTTAATTTTTTTAATTACGTTGGTTGGGATTATTAACCGAAGAAATTTAATGACATATATCAAAATTGATCATATTAGTTCTGATATTTTAAAATCTTTTGGGCCTTATGCTGCTATGGCTTTAGTCACAGCTGTAGCTTTACCTTTGGTTTCTATATATATTCGTAATTATATTAAAGTTGAGGTTGGTATTAATGAGGCTGGTTATTGGGAATCCATGAACAGGATTTCTAGTTATTATTTGATGTTTATTACGTCTATAATCACGTTGTATATTGTGCCAAAATTCAGCAAAATAAATACTAAGAGCGCTTTTAAGAAAGAGATTTTGAGTTTTTATAAATCTGTAATACCAATTTTTGGATTAGGCTTGGTAATAATCTATCTTTTGAAGCATTTTGTGGTGCTGCTTGTGTTTTCCGAAGAATTCATACCTGTTGAAGATCTCTTTTTATGGCAACTTTTGGGTGATTTTGTAAAGGTTTTGTCACTTGTTATATTGTATCAGTTTTTAGCTAAAAAAATGTTTGCTCATTTTATAGTTATTGAAGTGTTTTTAGTGATAATACTTTATGTATCCAGTATTTATCTTATTGATATTTTTGGAGTGAAAGGAGCGGTAATAGGACATTTTTTAAGTTATGTAATGCATTATGGAATTGTGTTGCTTATTTTTGGAACATCGCTTTTTGGAATAATTCCAGAAGATTCTACTAGGACATAA
- a CDS encoding oligosaccharide flippase family protein, which translates to MSKNKNDYTSILKSTSLFGAVQVFNILISIIRSKVVAIWIGPTGMGILGLLSSTLNVIGEFTKLGLSTTAVREIALTESKGDSKETNLIIATIRKVVWFTGLLGVIVTLMFSPLLSYLAFDGYQYTIAFMWLSVSLLFNQLTAGQLAKLQGFRKLKLLAKANLLGNFIGLLVSLPLYYFYRLDAIVPVIIISSLGALLVSRFYSKKIKLVTTPLSNKEAFKKAKDMLSLGLMLSLRGSITLVAAYVFQLYLSHVGGVDIVGFYVAGFMIINSYVGMIFNAMRTDYFPKLSGVIDNLKEVNTIVTNQSVIGILIIGPLVVAFLSFLPIIVRLLYTESFLVITPFVSWAILGVLFKTVSFSMGYVILAKGDSRLFLKTAIFFNTIMLGLNISGYYFYGLEGLGISFFLYYIIHFFGIKIITTKNYQISLDKNLIKIFLILFGLSIATFFATYINQLIIRYLTFFILIIVTIVYSYRELDKRVEFKSILKK; encoded by the coding sequence ATGTCAAAAAATAAAAATGACTATACCAGCATTTTAAAATCTACTTCCCTTTTTGGTGCTGTACAAGTATTTAATATCTTAATTTCAATAATTAGGTCAAAAGTAGTTGCGATTTGGATTGGTCCGACGGGAATGGGAATTTTGGGACTTCTATCCTCTACCTTGAATGTTATCGGTGAGTTTACAAAACTAGGATTAAGTACAACTGCTGTTAGAGAAATCGCACTTACCGAAAGTAAAGGAGACTCCAAAGAAACCAATCTCATCATTGCTACCATTAGAAAGGTTGTTTGGTTTACTGGGCTTTTGGGAGTTATTGTAACACTAATGTTTTCTCCATTGCTAAGTTATTTGGCTTTTGACGGTTACCAATATACGATTGCTTTTATGTGGCTTTCAGTTTCGTTATTGTTCAATCAACTTACAGCAGGACAATTAGCTAAACTCCAAGGTTTTAGAAAGCTTAAGTTACTAGCCAAAGCTAATTTGCTAGGTAATTTTATAGGACTTCTTGTAAGCCTACCACTTTATTATTTTTATAGATTAGATGCGATTGTTCCAGTTATCATTATTTCCTCACTTGGAGCGCTTTTAGTAAGTCGGTTCTATTCAAAGAAGATAAAATTGGTTACCACTCCATTATCCAATAAAGAAGCATTTAAAAAGGCCAAAGACATGTTAAGTTTAGGGTTGATGCTAAGTCTAAGAGGCTCAATAACACTTGTCGCAGCTTATGTATTTCAGTTGTATTTAAGTCATGTTGGAGGTGTTGATATTGTGGGTTTTTATGTGGCTGGATTTATGATTATAAACTCTTACGTTGGGATGATTTTTAATGCTATGCGTACAGACTATTTTCCTAAGCTATCAGGTGTAATCGATAATTTAAAAGAAGTAAATACAATTGTGACTAATCAATCTGTTATTGGTATATTGATCATTGGTCCTTTAGTTGTAGCCTTTTTATCATTTTTACCAATAATTGTCAGATTGCTTTACACAGAATCATTCTTAGTGATTACTCCATTTGTGTCTTGGGCAATTCTTGGTGTCTTATTTAAAACAGTATCATTTTCGATGGGTTATGTGATACTCGCTAAAGGTGATTCCAGGTTATTTTTAAAAACTGCTATTTTTTTTAATACTATAATGCTTGGATTGAATATTTCAGGCTATTATTTTTATGGCTTGGAAGGTTTGGGGATTAGTTTCTTTTTGTACTATATTATACATTTCTTTGGAATTAAAATAATTACAACAAAGAATTATCAAATTAGTTTAGATAAAAATTTAATTAAAATATTTCTCATACTTTTTGGGCTTTCAATTGCGACTTTTTTTGCAACCTATATAAACCAACTTATTATAAGATATTTGACGTTCTTTATCTTAATAATTGTCACAATAGTTTATTCATATCGTGAGTTGGATAAAAGAGTAGAGTTTAAATCAATATTGAAGAAATAA
- a CDS encoding sulfotransferase domain-containing protein yields MEKLKTNNFPNLFIPGAAKSGTSTLYDLLNQHPEISMSSTKEPFYMVHEDFDSKINLLNSKYKELFNTEDTIKYRGDASTAYMLFPNFIERAKTQLNFQKKFIFILRNPVDRIYSAYWYIKGLGSESLDFKNAVLKDIHDEPSIKSMLPEGKFKHYFQYGLYGKWIKRFYDNFDSKDIKIILFEDLKEDPLKIANECFRFLNLYEIDSIDEFKSNETIILKYPYIHKNAMKIIRGKVKFLKPLKFIIPKKFKIYIKNNVPNLIISKTKSNKKYPKLSTEERNWLAELYKDDFLVLQKKTNLDFRKWKDFHQDVEI; encoded by the coding sequence TTGGAAAAACTAAAAACAAATAATTTTCCAAACCTTTTTATTCCAGGAGCTGCAAAATCTGGAACAAGTACTTTATATGACTTGTTAAATCAACATCCTGAAATTAGTATGTCATCAACTAAAGAACCTTTTTATATGGTTCACGAAGATTTTGATTCGAAAATCAATTTATTAAATTCAAAATACAAAGAACTTTTTAATACTGAAGATACTATAAAATATAGAGGAGACGCTAGTACCGCATATATGCTCTTTCCTAATTTTATTGAAAGAGCAAAAACGCAACTTAACTTCCAAAAAAAATTCATCTTTATCTTAAGAAATCCCGTAGATCGAATTTATTCAGCCTATTGGTACATTAAGGGATTAGGAAGTGAGTCACTTGACTTTAAAAACGCTGTACTCAAAGATATACACGATGAACCATCTATCAAATCAATGCTTCCCGAGGGTAAGTTCAAACATTATTTTCAATATGGACTGTACGGAAAATGGATTAAAAGATTTTATGACAATTTTGACTCTAAAGACATTAAAATCATATTATTCGAAGACTTAAAGGAAGATCCTTTGAAAATAGCAAACGAATGTTTTAGATTTTTGAATTTATATGAAATAGATTCAATTGATGAATTCAAATCAAATGAAACTATAATTTTAAAATATCCTTACATTCATAAAAATGCTATGAAAATAATTAGAGGTAAAGTTAAATTTCTTAAACCATTAAAATTCATTATCCCTAAAAAATTTAAAATATATATTAAAAACAATGTTCCTAACTTAATTATTAGCAAAACTAAATCTAATAAAAAATACCCAAAATTATCAACAGAAGAACGAAATTGGTTAGCAGAACTTTACAAAGATGACTTCTTAGTACTTCAAAAAAAAACTAATCTGGATTTTAGAAAATGGAAAGATTTTCATCAAGATGTTGAAATCTAA
- a CDS encoding glycosyltransferase, whose protein sequence is MRILLVGEYSRLHNSLKEGLIELGHEVVIVGNGDGFKKYPVDIFLDHSFHSPFLKKIKVAFYKLTSINLGALEVYLKALFKMNKMKGFDVVQLINESPLAIQAKYEKRFIKKLLANNKKLFLLSCGIDYQCMTFMMEGKFKYSIMSPFLEDKSLFELYKFQLQYLTPEFTDLHHFIYENCDGVISTDMDYHLPLLGNKKYLGLIPNAINTNKIKFIPINANSGKIKIFHGINTSAVVKKGNHYFTGALKIIEQKYPDNVEIITTYSIPYNEYIKYYDGCHILLDQAYGYDQGYNALEAMAKGKVVFTGAEQEWLDYYGLEKNTVAINAEPSVNNIVENLEWLINNPEQIETISKNAREFIEKEHDYLSITKKYLSTWKN, encoded by the coding sequence ATGCGAATATTGTTGGTTGGAGAATATAGCAGACTTCATAATTCTCTTAAGGAAGGATTGATTGAGCTAGGTCACGAAGTTGTTATCGTTGGTAATGGTGATGGGTTTAAAAAATATCCAGTTGATATATTCTTAGATCATTCTTTCCACAGCCCTTTTTTGAAAAAGATTAAAGTCGCATTTTATAAACTAACATCAATTAATCTTGGCGCCTTAGAAGTTTACTTAAAAGCCCTTTTCAAAATGAATAAAATGAAAGGTTTTGATGTAGTTCAGCTTATAAATGAATCGCCATTGGCCATACAAGCAAAATATGAAAAACGATTTATAAAAAAATTGCTTGCAAACAATAAAAAGTTATTCTTATTATCTTGCGGTATTGATTATCAATGCATGACATTTATGATGGAAGGTAAATTTAAATATAGCATCATGAGTCCTTTTCTAGAAGATAAATCACTATTTGAGTTGTATAAATTTCAGTTACAATATTTAACCCCAGAGTTTACAGATTTACACCATTTTATTTATGAAAATTGCGATGGTGTTATTTCTACAGATATGGATTATCATTTACCTCTATTGGGAAATAAGAAATATTTAGGATTAATACCTAATGCTATAAACACAAACAAAATAAAATTCATACCTATTAATGCTAATAGTGGGAAAATTAAAATTTTTCATGGCATCAATACATCTGCTGTAGTAAAAAAAGGAAACCATTATTTCACTGGGGCTTTAAAAATTATTGAACAAAAATATCCAGATAATGTAGAAATCATTACAACTTACAGCATACCATATAATGAATATATAAAATATTATGACGGTTGTCATATTTTATTAGATCAAGCTTATGGTTACGATCAAGGGTATAATGCCCTGGAAGCTATGGCTAAAGGAAAAGTTGTTTTTACAGGTGCAGAGCAGGAATGGTTAGATTATTATGGATTAGAGAAAAATACAGTAGCTATAAATGCAGAACCAAGTGTAAATAATATTGTCGAAAATTTAGAATGGTTGATTAATAATCCTGAGCAGATTGAAACAATATCAAAAAATGCTCGTGAATTTATTGAGAAAGAACATGATTATTTGAGCATAACAAAAAAATATCTCTCGACTTGGAAAAACTAA
- a CDS encoding sugar 3,4-ketoisomerase: MKINIIDIPKISDPRGNLAVIEKDCIPYPVKRVYYLYDVPSDAFRGGHSHKEQQEFLVALSGSFEVVLDDGKFKKRVMLNKPNKGLLIPSGIWRELDNFSSGAVCLVLASGEFDENDYIRDYIEFQDL; this comes from the coding sequence ATGAAAATTAACATAATTGACATTCCAAAAATTTCAGATCCACGAGGTAATCTAGCGGTCATTGAGAAAGATTGTATTCCTTATCCTGTAAAAAGAGTTTACTATTTATATGATGTGCCTAGTGATGCGTTTCGTGGAGGTCATTCCCATAAAGAACAACAAGAGTTTTTAGTAGCACTTAGTGGTAGTTTTGAAGTTGTACTTGACGACGGAAAATTTAAAAAACGAGTAATGCTTAATAAACCCAATAAGGGTTTGTTGATTCCTAGCGGTATTTGGAGAGAATTAGATAATTTTTCTTCTGGAGCAGTGTGTTTGGTCTTAGCTTCTGGAGAGTTTGATGAAAATGATTATATAAGAGACTACATTGAGTTTCAAGATTTATAA
- a CDS encoding glycosyltransferase family 2 protein, which yields MNPFFSVVISVYNKEDYISGTIRSVINQTFQDFEVIIVNDGSTDKSLKIINQFDDPRIIIINQENKGASHARNQGIKSAKGTFIALLDGDDLWDEKFLENIHKAIYQYPDESVFTSAIAHKYNTEIQPVSYSFNSKKEILILDYFEASQDHTILSGSSTVFRKSIIAVTGNFDESITSGEDTDLWIRFGIHHKIIFINKILVYYIFINDSLSNSDYNLKMKPKFDKYIEEEKNNHYLKKFLDRNRFSLSILSKLHNDKDSFEFYKNSLSVKNLTFKRQVLLNSPKWLILALLKLKSLTGKKLYYKS from the coding sequence ATGAATCCATTTTTTTCTGTAGTCATATCTGTTTACAACAAAGAAGATTATATTTCTGGGACTATACGATCTGTAATCAATCAAACCTTTCAAGATTTTGAGGTTATTATAGTTAACGATGGTTCGACAGATAAAAGTCTGAAGATTATAAATCAATTTGATGATCCTAGAATCATTATTATAAATCAAGAAAATAAGGGTGCCTCTCATGCCAGGAATCAAGGTATAAAATCTGCTAAAGGAACTTTTATTGCTTTATTGGATGGTGATGATCTTTGGGATGAGAAATTTCTAGAAAACATTCATAAAGCTATTTATCAATATCCTGACGAATCTGTTTTCACTTCCGCAATTGCACATAAATATAATACTGAAATTCAACCCGTAAGCTATAGTTTTAATTCTAAAAAAGAGATTTTAATTCTTGACTATTTTGAAGCAAGTCAAGACCATACCATATTATCAGGTTCAAGTACTGTTTTTAGAAAAAGCATAATTGCTGTTACCGGTAATTTTGATGAAAGTATTACATCTGGCGAAGACACAGATTTATGGATACGCTTTGGCATACATCACAAAATAATATTCATAAATAAAATTTTAGTTTATTATATTTTTATCAATGATAGTTTATCGAATTCTGATTATAATTTGAAAATGAAACCTAAATTTGATAAATATATTGAAGAAGAAAAAAATAATCATTACCTCAAAAAATTTCTAGATAGAAACCGCTTTTCGCTATCTATTTTGAGTAAATTACATAATGACAAAGACTCTTTTGAGTTTTATAAAAACTCTCTTTCAGTAAAAAATTTAACTTTTAAAAGACAAGTTTTATTGAACAGTCCAAAATGGTTAATTTTAGCTTTGTTAAAATTAAAATCATTAACCGGGAAAAAGTTGTATTATAAATCTTGA
- a CDS encoding glycosyltransferase family 2 protein translates to MLSVLIPVYNYDITRLVNRLHEQLIANDIIFEIIILDDGSTNDCHIINAEIEKLSHTCHIISSSNCGRVATRQKLAEQAKHEWLLFLDADVMPKTQDFISNYINYTPRNHDAIYGGFAYNEEKPRDEFILRWTYGRSNEQVPASLRNKTPYKIVISANFMIKKAVFKRLNSKITQKGYGYDNYFGALLKTENVNVLHIDNEVIHNGLEDNLIYLNKIEKSVDTLLKLDRQNKLEKTENSLITTFRSLKKWRLNYPISWIYRFSNSILRKHLLSQNPKVMVLQFYKLGYICYQDLNS, encoded by the coding sequence ATGCTCTCTGTATTAATTCCTGTTTACAATTATGATATAACAAGGTTGGTGAATCGACTTCACGAGCAACTCATCGCTAATGACATCATTTTTGAGATCATAATTTTAGATGATGGTTCCACTAATGATTGTCATATTATTAATGCTGAAATCGAAAAACTATCCCATACGTGCCATATCATTTCAAGTTCTAACTGCGGAAGAGTTGCTACGAGACAAAAGCTCGCAGAACAAGCCAAGCACGAATGGCTTTTATTTTTGGATGCAGATGTGATGCCAAAAACGCAAGATTTCATTTCCAATTATATAAACTATACTCCTAGAAATCATGATGCTATTTATGGCGGATTTGCATATAATGAAGAAAAACCTAGAGATGAATTCATCTTACGCTGGACCTACGGAAGATCTAACGAACAAGTACCTGCATCCCTTCGTAATAAGACACCTTACAAAATAGTGATATCGGCTAATTTTATGATTAAGAAAGCTGTATTTAAAAGATTAAATTCTAAAATAACCCAAAAAGGTTATGGTTATGACAATTACTTTGGTGCGTTATTAAAAACGGAAAATGTCAATGTACTTCACATTGACAATGAGGTTATACATAATGGTTTAGAAGATAATTTGATTTATCTAAATAAAATAGAGAAATCTGTAGATACACTATTAAAGCTCGATAGACAAAACAAACTTGAAAAAACAGAAAACAGCTTAATTACAACCTTTAGATCATTAAAAAAATGGAGGCTCAATTACCCTATCTCATGGATTTACAGGTTTTCCAATTCCATTTTGAGAAAGCATTTATTGAGTCAAAACCCGAAAGTTATGGTATTACAATTCTATAAATTGGGTTACATTTGTTATCAAGATTTAAATTCATGA